The region GCTTCTTCCCTGGTGGCCTTCCTCCTGCTCCGGCCTGTGGCGGGCCCGGGAGGGAAGGCACCAGGCTGAGTGGACACGCACCAGGGTGGGAcgtgggggccctggggctggggcccctggcCTCACACTGTCCCCTCCAggaggggactgggggagggaggtgctggAGGTTGGCCCAGGCCAGGGACAGCAGATCCAGGCAGGCAAGCCCAGGCAGGCCCTCAAGGTGGGGGACGCTTGAGCAGAGCCCTGGGCGGGCCTTGCCTTCGTGGGTCctcagggccagggagggggctgagTCTCCCTTCTCGCACCCCCAGGGGGCTGTGGGCACAGTTCCCCCCACTGCACAGGTGGAGGCACTGAGGCCCGGGCTGCAGGCGACCCCCTGgtggcctcctctccctccctctctttctccctggggacacagaggtcaCTAGGAGTTCACCAGGGACACTCCTCAGGCCttcggtgcccccccccccagcttcctCCCAGCCATTCCCCCTTGGCACCAAAGACAAGGCCCAAGGCCCTCCGCTCCGACATtggccttcaccttttccccaagAAAGTTGCCAGCAGGTCCAATGTGcagatttttttaacattttattttcaaaaaatttttattgcaaaTAATTTCCCATGAAAAAGGTTAAACTGCCCCATGGGGCAGGAGGATGGATTCGGGACGCCGCAGCCTGGGGTGCTCTGGGTGGAGCGGGGCACCCCCTCCCACAGCGCAGGCAGGGGCACGGGGCGACCCCCGCCGCTTCTCGGTCCCGGTGGCTCCGGAAGGATGGGCGTCCCTCCCTGTTAAAGCTCAGCTACACGCTACGCCCGCTACGTTAGTCTGTctgtgcccgccccgccccccacggctCGGCTGCCTCTGCCCCTAACTCCCCCTGAACCCCAACTCCTTGCTGCTCTCAGCCTCCAGTTGGGCTCAAAGATTAGGGATGGCTACCTCTGCCCCGCCGCCCCCCTCAGAGGGGGCCAGGAGACTGCAGAGGCTGCGAGAACATCTCCCGGCCCCAGCAGGCACCTGGCCTCCTTTCGGGCAGCTCGTCTGCCCTCCCCTCCAATGCCCGCCcgttcctccccagcccccagggaggcTTTGCCCTGAGAGGCCTCCGGGGGGTTAATTTGCAGTCACCTAATTAGCATGTGTTGTACCTGGGAACTTTCTTTGGATAGAGACctggggaggagagtgggagagggagaatcTTTGAAGCTGAGGTGCTCAGGGACGGGGGCCCTGTCCTCTCACTCCCTGGCCTGGCCAGGGTCCCTCCAGGTCACACGGCTGTCACCGCGCGGGGCTCCTTAGCCGGTccctgggggctggagaggggggTCGGTGAAACACTTCGcgtgtgtggggctgggaggggaggcagcagtTCTGGTCCTGAGCCCCAGTTCTCAGCCGCCGGGGCTGGAAGCAGAGGGCAGCCTGGGCTTGGGAGGGGGGTGTGTGGCCTCGTGGGGCCAGCCTCGGAGACTTGGCCCAGCCCCCGTCTGGGCAGTCGGGTTCCGTGGGCCTGTGTGGGGGTCAGTCTGGGCCCTGACTTGGGTGCTGTccggaggtggggcggggcctggcatCTTACAAGAAGGCACCCACACTGGCCCAGTCTTGCAGGTCGGCGGCCAGGGTGGCGTCCCCGGCCTCAAAGAGGGGCTCCGGGGGCAGGCAGCCGCTGCCATTCTCGTCCCAGGGGTGCTGCAGGAAGGACGTGGCCAGGAAGGTCTCGTCGAAGTCCAGGCTGTCGGCGGCCTGCTCCACGGAAGGCCCCCAGGTGGCAGGGCAGTTGATGTGGTGGCCGTGGACGGTGAGGTCCACGTCCCCGTGCGAGGCGGGGCTCAGCGGCGGGCTCAGCTCCAGGGCCTCGAGCGTGCCCAGCTCCCCGCCCAGGGCGCCGGCGTCGAACACGGCCTCCCAGTCGAAGTTGCCTTTGAGGGGCTCCAGCTCGCCCTGCTCCTCCTGGGTCAGCAGCAGGGTGCTGGGCGGCCGCGGGACCTTGGCCACCCGCTTGGGCAGTGGCTGTTTGCGCTTGTGCCCGAGCCTGCCCTCGCCCGCACCCCAGCCCGCCTCCCCCGTGGCCTCCTCGAACTCCCGCAGCAGCTGCTGGGCCTCGGTGTTCACGGCCAGCGGCCCGGCCCACGGGGCGGCGCTGGGCTTCTGCGCGGCCTGGCGGGCAAAGGCTGGGTGGATGTGGACCGGGGTCAGCCGCCGCTTCTTGAAGGCCCCGCTCAGCAGGCGCTCCGCGTACTGGGGGTCGATGCGCCAGAAGCCCCCCTTGCCGGGCTCGTCCTTCTCCCGGGGCACTTTGATGAAGCACTTGTTCAGGGACAGGTTGTGGCGGATGGAGTTCTGGGcgcagggagagaggagacacaCAGGACCGGGTGAGCGGGGAGGGAGGGTCAGCGATGTGGCAGCGAGTGCTCCCGCCTGTCCTCCTGCCATCCTTCCtctgatggggggagggggcgggctcTGGGACCCCGGCCACAAGGCGTGCGGGGAGCCAGGAGTGCCTTCGGGGGCTTTTGTTCCCTGTTGCCCGGATATCAGCCTGCTCAGTCATCCGAGCCCCCGAGCTGCAGGGCGGCTCTCAGTGCCACcctgtcctgccctccctccctccctcaccccactgcCTGCAGCCTCTGGCCAAAcgccccagctcccccagggccTGGACGGCCGACTTCCTCCGCCTGGGCCTGGCCGGCCCTCTCTGTTTGTGAAGTGCGTGGGTTGGGGTGGGCGGCACTGGGGGGCTGAGGGTGTGCGGGTGTGAGTGAGCACCCACACGTGTGCATGCCTGcgcggggggggggtgcagggagacAAATGGTGCCATCCGATGACTTCCCTCGGTTGTTGAGCCAGCGGCTGGCCTGGGCTCTGACCGccccccctcaccctccctctctgcctaGGCTGTTTGGCCTCCGTTGATTATTACCCAGCAAAGGGCATAGCGCTCATTCCTGGGGCCCGTTTCCTGCAGCCTGAGCTTCCCAGgctcgggggtgggtggggggctctgcctTCTCACCAAAGCTGCAGATGGCATTGCCCCCGCCAGGGCCCGGCAAGGGTAGAATGGCTGGGGACTGTTGTGACAGGCGGCCTGCTGCCTGTGGGCGCCCCAGGGAAGAGTCTGGGCGGCCTCAGGGCCTCTGTggccctcccgtccccgctcctgcTGGCAGAGGACGCCCAGGGCAAGGTTTGGTCACCGTCCTGCCTTGTCTGTCCCTAGGGGCGCAGTCTTATTCAAACCACGATGGGGGtagggccaggggcctggggagcgggatggaggggtggggggtgcccctTGGCAAGGCTGGGATGTTTACGTGGCAGCCTAGCCCCTTGGCTGCTCTGCGCCAGGTTCCGGAGACGTGGAACGTGAAGTCTGAGCTGGAGGCAGAGCCCCTGTGGAAAGCACCTGGCTCAGGTAATTGTCCCCCCTGGGAGGCCGactgagaagaggaaaaaggttAGAGGCAGAAAaccggggaggggcgggagcgggggctGAGACAACAGCTTTTGGAAGGCCTCACAGCCACGCCAGGGAGACACAGCTGGCCTTCGCACCCCacggcacccccacccccgcccgcccgccctccgccAGCCACCTGCAGCCAGGCAGGTGGACACAGGTCCTGCTTCCGCCTGGGAGTCAGGTCCTGACGGGCTGCCCTCGGGCAGGGCTGTGTCTAGGAATTTCAAGACTTGGGACAGAAATGTACCCCTCATTTTGTCACCTTTGGGGGGAGCTGTGTCCATGGCAAAGGCTGGCCCTACCAAGTCTTTGGACTGAGCTTCTCGGGTGAGTGGCAGGTGCTTGCACCTTGCCCCTCAGCACCCTCACCCCTGAAGCCCTCCGAacgcccttcctcctccttctccagagTCAGATGAGGGGCATTTCCAAGCACCGGGCTCCCTGGAGGTCCTTCTTGCAGGGCCTCGGGCCCCTGGGTGCACTGCACCTGCCTACTTGACCTGCGGATCTGAGACGTGGAGTGAGCCCAGTCCTCACaggagtggagagggagggaggagtttgGGACAGAGCTGCCGCAACCCACGCCTCCCCTACCTGCCAGGTGGGATCAGCATGGCGGAAGTAGCAAAAGTTGTCCGTGATCCATTTGTAGATGGCCGACAGGGTGATCTTGGTGGCCTTGCTCGCCTGCATGGCCATGCAGATGAGCGTGGCGTAGGAGTAGGGTGGCTTCACGTTCGGGTTGGTGGCGTAGTCCACGTCGTCCGGGGGCGgagcctggagcccagagggcGAGCTCCCGGACGTGCACGATGACGTGGGCTTGCCTGGCGTGTGCGGCTGCCCCAGGCAGGCTGGGTCTGCCGCCAGGGGGGACCCTGGCGCGGCCGAGCCTGGTACCTGGTGGTAGCCATGGGGGTCGGCGCCccccgggggcagggcaggggccttgGCGTTGAGAATGGAGAATTCCTGCAGCCACTGCAGGCTGGTCAGGCTGTCGTCCAGTGCATCGGGCTCCTCCAGGCCGCCCTCCGGCCCGGCCCCCTCCGCTACCCCTGCTCCGGAGAGGCGTAGCCAGCTCTCCGCCATGTCTGCACCGACTCTCCGAGGGGGCGGTCAACGTCCACGGCCGAGCCCACGGTGGCCCGCAGCGCTCTCCGCCCACTGACTTCCGCGGCTCCAGCTACACAGCCTCGGGGACGCGCGCTTCCATCCTGCGACCCCGCCGAATATGAATGGGGGCCCTGCGGGGAGCACGGCGGGAGCTGTGCGCTCTTCCCCACCTCCGAGGGGAgggggagtgtgggggtggggggaattccTCTAAAATCGTCCCCACCGCTGGGAGGATCTTTCAGTGCCCGGGTCTGGGAAACAGAAGCCGGGCCCTGAGGCCCGACCCCCGCAGGGTCGCCTCGCTCTCCGTTTCCTCTTCGATACAGGACCAGAGACTTTATTAGCCAAAccagggaagatggtgggggCATCCGAAGTTATTCCCTTCTCCCCGAGGGCGGGAAATCAGATACCCCCACCCCGCGACACCTGGGAAAGGGGCAAGGGAGCCCGGGAGGGCagtcccggggtgggggtgggggacaggggagtTCGTCGGATCTTTGGAAAGGGATATCAGGATGGGAGGTCACGGGGAAGGAGGGGAACAGGACATATTCTTATGCGGGGCGGGAAGTGAGGTACCCCAAACTCCAGACATGTCAGTTCCCGGGCCCACCACTTCCGTCGGGACGGATGGGAGAGTGGGCTGGTACCAACTCTCTCCCTTCCCGCGGCCGGCAGCCCTCCCAGTACCTTACCTGGCTCAGAGCGCAGCCCGGGCCAAAGGAAGGTTCTGGAAGAAGTTACCCTCACCCCCCGCGGCTGTCTGCCCTCAGCTTGAGGGCCTCGCCAGCACCCCTTGTCGCGCCCCCGCCTGACGGTGCCTCTCTGAGCGCCCGCGGCCCGGGGAGCGGCGTTAAGTAGCGGCTCCAAAGGCTTCTCCGGCTGCCATGGCGACGCTCCGCCCCCATAAACAGCTTTCGCTTCTGCCATTGGTCATCACGTTTCCAAGGTGACCGCGGGCTCTGGCCACTCTGTCCGGCGGTAACTCTCTTCGAACTCCCTCCTTTTGCACCCCTCTCCCGCGCCACCCAGCCCCCTACCCGCCACCGCGGCGGGGCCGCCCGCATTCCCGCCCGAGGGCCGCGCGCAGGGCTCGGAGAAGCGCGCGGCTCGGCGCTCCCGCTGGGGCTCGGCCGCGCAGGAGAGCCGTTCGCCCCCGGAACCGTCCTCCCGCCGTGCCCTCTTCCTGGCCCCGCTGCTCCGAGGCCTCGATGGCTCCGGGGACGCAGCCCGGGGTGCGGGCGGTGCTGAGAGTGGGGTCTCATTTCCTCTCCTCTGGGCTGCGAGGGGCACTTGCTCACGCTCTGCGGCCCgaccctctctcccaccctgggTGTCGGCCCTGGTGCCCGCGGGCAGGTCTGCCTCTCCGATGCCGCCTGCCGCTCAGGACCGCTCGCAGACCCTCCAAGGCGGGTAGGGCAATCCAGTTTTCCGGTAAGCGGCTGCCTCCctaccccccccccgccccccgccccgacaTTCCAGAGGCTTCTGCGGAAGTGCACTCCCTCCTTTCCAGATAGcgaggaggcagagccagggggTGAAACTCAGAAAAGCCACGGATTCACCAAATTCTCCTAGTGGGGTCATTTGCCCCATTCATTTCACCAACCTTTCAGTGACAGGGACTAAGGTTGGAGGGACCGGACGCGGGGACGGCGGCCCTTCCTCTTCCCGTCCCggcctccctcctgtcccccctcCCGTCCCCAGCGTTCCTGCTCCTGAATTATTGAGCAGCGTTGGCAGTTCTCCGGTTTAAGGCCAACGGTGGGGCCGAGGGCTCCTTACTCAGGCCTCtgcccagcagctgcagggctgggcgGGGAAGCCTGTGCGGTGGCCAGGGGGGGAGGTGGTGCACCTCAACTCCAGCCCAGCAGTCGGTGctcccctgccccttgccctggACCACTCCTCCGCTCCCACACCGTCTGGAGCAGAGGCACGAAGGGCTGTTGGAACAGGGCAGACGGGAGGGAGCTTTCACAAACAAGCTGACTGCAGTCAACAGCCCTCCTTCCCTTGTGAACAGTTTTATTCAGTTTTAAGAATCATGCAGCAATCCGTAAATATTGCATCCTCGATGTCCCCACTGTAGCGTGCCCCCTGAGCGTCactccagggagggagaggggcacaACAATGCACATACACACTTGCACACGCCAGGTGTGCAGATCCTAAAGCGAAGTGAGCAAGGAGCGTGCCAGGATCAGGTGGACAGGACAGAACTCCCTCCAGGTGAGAGGGCCTCAGGTTCGCCAGCCTGTGCCCCAGAGGCGCTCCCGCGCCGGCACAAACCCTGGTGGGatggagctggggaggaggaggagcagcagcagcttcgTGGGGCGTGGGGAGCCCCACCCCACCTGGAGGCCATGGGAGAGCTCCGACCTGAGTGTGGCAGGGAGGAGTCGCTGGCCTCCGGTCAGTCAGTGCCCCCGAGTGTGAGGAGCCGGGCCATCCACTCTCCCTGGGTCAACTGCTTACGACACGAGTGTCCAGATGATGGGCGGGGTGGTGGGGCTGGCCGCCACCCTGCTCCCTGGTCAGGCTGACTGAGGACCAGCCTCGTTGGATGGGGTTTTACTGTTTGCCGAAGATCTGGATGAGAATAaagcagcgggggcggggggggataGGAAGGGTCTGAAAAACGAGGACCGAAGGGCCGTTCTATAACCAGGTGTCTGGGTGGTGGAACCAAGGCCTAGAAGAATCTCCCCGGGAGAGGACACGGACCCCCCAGGAAGGGTGAAGATGATGGCTTCCTCCTAGGGTTCCTGGCCGCTGTGGCTACTGTTTACCTGCACCTCCTTCGTCTCAGGTGACACCACACCGTGAATACTACCTGCCGGGAGAGCAGGTGGGTCTGTGTCCCGCTACCCCAGGCTAAGGGACGCTCCTGTTCCCTGACGTTTCTGGGGCTCAAACTGCAAGGAGATGAGGGGGGGGGGGTTATTGCTCAGCTTGTAAATATGAACGGGACTGAAAGCACAcgcggcaggggtggggagggagagggggcaggaagcGGGCCTAAACCCACAGAGTCCACTGCAGGAGTTGGGGAGGGGGTCCCAGCAACTCAAGACGGCAGCCGAGAGCCAGGCTTGGCTCATGGCACATCTGTCAGGACAACGGGCCTCCCCCtcgaccagggcagagcgtgagCCACAACCACTAGACAGTGTGAGGGTCCCCCGCCCGCCTGGCGGTGCAAAGGATCCCCGGGGCCCTGCAAGGGCTCTCTGCGAGGTCCTGGAAAGGGCCCTGAGAAACTCTTCTCCAGGGACACTTCCCAATACTAAGACAAGCCATCAGGACGGGGACAGCCCAGGCTCCATAGTTCAGCCTCACAAATTGCTGGACCCAGATTTGCCTCCTGGTCCTGGGCTCCACTGAGAAACCACCTTTCCCGAAAGCCAGTGGACAGAGCGTCTGCCCGAGAGCTATGAGGGGTCCACAATGCTGGGGCTCAGCGCAGAGAAACACCCAGCGGCATGCGGGCCAGCGCAGCCTCACCGTTGCAGGCTTCTGTTCGCCCGCCCTGCacggggccggggtggggtgggtgccTGATGCAAACAGACAGCGTCTCCGAATCTCGAACGAGCCGGTGGAAGGCAATGCCTCCCCTTTCTCCTATCAGGCTCAGGAACACGGGAAGGTTGGGGGGGTGAGTatagggggggtggggaggctcccAGCCCACTGCTGGCCCTGGCTTGGTGCTTTCTACCACTTCCTTTCGGGCTCCGGGGTACCAGAGGCGGGGGGATCACTGGTCCACCCCTCTTGCGGCCTATTTCTTCAACTATTAAACTACTGACAGCAAGGGTGGAGACGGGCACCAGGGGTAAGACCGCCGCCGGACAGGGCTGTCGTGCTGACACGGCTGCCCACACACGCCCCTCACACGGAGGTGGCCGAAACCGCGGGTTCTGAAATGCTGCCTTAGGGCGGAGTCCCAGGCCTCCGTGGATGCGCCCTGATCCTAAGAAACCCTCCTGTGGGTGGTCGTCTAGGGGGTATTCTCCAGGTCATGGCCCCCTTCCTAAACGGACAGACACACGGGGCGCGAGACACCAGCTCACGTGCCAAAAGTAAGAACGGTTTTTTCCATCTGTCTTCTCGGTTGCCACCGGCTCTCCTGTCCTTGAGGACCGGGAGACTCCACTGAGAGCGCCACGCGTGGGGCTTTCCCTTGGCCCAGGCGTCATCCCCACCTGCCCCTTCCAACAGGAGGGTTCGAATTGGTTACGATGTCCCAGAAACCGAAAAATGCCAGGCGGATGTCTGTTATGAAGCCACGAAGACTCCGGGTCTCTCGGTCTACCTCCAGGGAGAAGGATGCTCAGCAAGCAACCAGCCCGTGGACCTTGGCTCCACCGGAAGGCCACGCACGATGCAGTGGGAACGTTCTAGAGAGTCTCTCTGCAAAGGGTCTCACGAGCGGCAGTTCCTCCGGTGGTTTCAGGCCGCGAGGAGGAAGGAGGCTTCCGGTCCGTcctgggaggggtgggatggCGGCCGTGGAGGGAGGCGAGACTGGGAGCGGGAGCGGGCTGATCTCCACACCGGGCTTCTCCGCGTGGGTATGCAAGTCTCCGTGTGTCCTGCTGAGGACGCCCAGGCGGCCCTCGGTCCCGAGAGGCCAGGACGGGacgtggggacaggagggagctccggcgcgcgggggcggggccctcaGACGGCCAAGGGACCCCAGACGCAGGGCCTGTTCTCGGCGTCCTCCAGGCTGCTGGACGACAGGCGACGGCGCTGCGTGTTCCGACAGTTGACCACGTTGTCGTCAGCCTGCCAGGGGCCTGCGGGAGAGAGAGGGCGGTTACAGGAGCCGGACCTCCGGCCGGGTCCACGTGGCGTCTCCAGAGGGGCGGCCCAGGAGCTCGGCATGGAGGCTGGCGGGACACACGTCACCTGAAACTCCCATGCCGGCCACAGCACAAGCGCGCGGTGGGAGAAGTGGGCACCGCTAGGTGCCGGGGCTGCGCCAGCCCCACGGGGCTACCTACGGTCATGGCCACCGTGGCCCCTGACAGAGGGATGTGCAGGGTGCTCCTTGTTCTGTGGACTTGCCCTGGGACCGCTTTTGTGCCTCGTTCGTTTTGAAGTTGGCCTGCGTGTTGCGGTTGGACCAGGGGCAAGCAGCGGAGTCCAGCTGCGCTTCCCCGCGGGCAGGAAGCAGCGGAGCGGGGGGGGAACAGTGTGCTCCTTTGGGCCCGGAGATCGCCGTgcagccggggcggggcgggaagcGGCTGGCCACCCAGCAGGGTGTGGGGGACAGTGCCGAGGCTTTGACACCCCACCGTCCCCCATCCCTGttgctctctgtctccttccGGCCCGAGCGGCCCACCGAGGCGTGCTGTCCGCTGGGGCCATCGCCCGCAGCAGACACTGGCCTGAGAATCTTGGGGGCCCCCAGCAGGAGTCCCCTACTAACTTCCTCGCCCGCCCCCAAGTCTGGCCGCCACGCTGGAACGtgtcctttcccttccctttgggCTCTGCGTCCGGCCCACGCCCCCCAGTTTGTTCACGTCCCCGGGTGTCTGATCTGTCGTTGTCGGAGCCGGGGGGCTCCACCCCTGGGTCCCAGCTCGCTGACTGTACAGCCATGCGTGGGTCACGTTCCCACGCTAACTCTCGGGGCTGCCAGGAGGACTGAATGGAGTCACCTGGCAGCGTGCTGACCGGGGCACCCCCTGGCAGAAAGCGCCGGCACCCCAGGCTCTGCTCAGGCTGTCCCcgtctctctctccacctccccttaCTCGCCCTCCCAGCCCACAGCCTCGCTCAGCCCACTGTGCCATCCCCTCCGTTCTGGGCGGGGGGGAGGCCGGGCCTCAGCTGCCCACGCGCTGGGGAGGAAggcctccctctgctggagcccccCACGCCCTGTCCTGTGGGGGGCGCTCTGAGGGCGAGGGCTCCCCCAGCAGCCTACACGGCCACCCCTTCTCACACTGTGCCCTGGCCGCCTCCACGAGACCGGCAGCCCGTCCCGGGCGGGGCCGACGGCTCTGGAGGGCGGGCCTGAGGCTCACTGGGCTCACACTCACAGGCGCGTGGGGTCTAATGGCAGCAACACTGGGATTAAGGGCATAAACCGCTCATTTCCCAGAAACGTCCTGGTGGGATAATCCCTCTAAGGCTCTAGTAACCGTCTGAGGAGGGGGACCCCAGGGGAAGAGAAGCGAGCAGAACAGGAAATGCCGCGGTATCTCCCACACCCCGCAGCAGGGACTGGGGGAGCTCTGGCCCCTGGGGTGTGGCCGGCGGTGGGCTTTCCCTCTGGGATGGCACtcttggggggggcggggacaagGGGGCGAGCAGGCAAGGCTGCCCTCCCCGTCAGGAACCCCACAGTGACGTGAGTGGCGTGTTCGTTTGCACAGTCGGGTAGGTCTCATACCTATTCCTCAATGTCTATGGGGCAGGACTCCGGAACTGCGGCTGTTCGGTGGGAAAGACCAAAAGCACATGGTAAACAGGAGAGAagacacacacgcacgcacaaaacaaaaccacgccgccgccgccgccagctcACCGGCGGCCCGCCCGGACGGCGTTCGCACATGCGCCCTTGCGGCAGACACGGCTGTTCCGGGATCCGTAGCCAGACCGACACCCCGTTCCTCCTGGGGCAGCCTCAAGGCCCAGCTCCGACGCCGACGTCTGTTCTCCCTGGTCCCTGACACCTGCGCTCCGGGGTGTCCTCCCCCCCAAAGGATGCTGACGCGCCCTCAGCAAAGCGCAGCTCTACGTGGGCTCACCCGGTCGGGGGCCAGCCTGGCCACGGAAACGAGAGCCGGGAGGCTGCGGAGAGCTCCCTGAGCCAGCGCTACCCTACCCTCCGGTCCTGCCTGCGGCCAGAAACCGCGGCCGGGAGGTTTACAACCCTCGCAGGGAGATAGACTAAGGTGCTTTCCATTCAATCCCCATTTCGGGGAATCAGACGCGGGAGAGTGAAGAGACCTCTAGAGGTAGATTTTGGGAGCACATTTAGGGCCCTTCCGCGCGCCCCTTCCCTGTGGCTAAGTTTAAGGGCTACAGTAATAATAGCTCAACGGTCTTGCAGAGTTTCTCTCTGGTGGGGAAAGAGAGTCATCGGCTGTCCCCTCGGGGCCTCTGCAGCATCAACTTCCCCGGGAGCACCTCAGCCTGGGGCCGCTTGCTCCCCTGGAGTTCCAGGAATTCGTAAGTTCTTTTGGGTTTCGTTAGATAGGTCCCCTGGTGCTCCATGCAGTCatttaaaactgtatttgcaTTTCCACTGCTAAACCCAAGTTCTCTTTGCTCTCTTCCACCAGCAccctccccagaggctctgcACGGAATTGCCACGGGTCCCCGGACCCCCGTCCCAGGTGACGGTCCGTCAGAAACCACGGCTGCTTAGCATGGTCCTGAAATCCCGATCC is a window of Phyllostomus discolor isolate MPI-MPIP mPhyDis1 chromosome 8, mPhyDis1.pri.v3, whole genome shotgun sequence DNA encoding:
- the FOXJ1 gene encoding forkhead box protein J1, with amino-acid sequence MAESWLRLSGAGVAEGAGPEGGLEEPDALDDSLTSLQWLQEFSILNAKAPALPPGGADPHGYHQVPGSAAPGSPLAADPACLGQPHTPGKPTSSCTSGSSPSGLQAPPPDDVDYATNPNVKPPYSYATLICMAMQASKATKITLSAIYKWITDNFCYFRHADPTWQNSIRHNLSLNKCFIKVPREKDEPGKGGFWRIDPQYAERLLSGAFKKRRLTPVHIHPAFARQAAQKPSAAPWAGPLAVNTEAQQLLREFEEATGEAGWGAGEGRLGHKRKQPLPKRVAKVPRPPSTLLLTQEEQGELEPLKGNFDWEAVFDAGALGGELGTLEALELSPPLSPASHGDVDLTVHGHHINCPATWGPSVEQAADSLDFDETFLATSFLQHPWDENGSGCLPPEPLFEAGDATLAADLQDWASVGAFL